Part of the Bacteroidales bacterium genome is shown below.
AAAAAGATTTATTGAACTGGGGGCAGAAGACGTTAGAATTTATCCCACATTGGTGATCAAAGGGACCCATCTTGAAAAGCAATACAAAACTGGTAAATATTTACCCTTGTCACTGGATGAGGCAGTCAGTGTGATTGCAGAAGTTCTTTTGCAGTTCGAAAGGAGTCATGTTAATGTGATCAGGGTGGGGTTGCATCCTTCCGAAGGTTTACTCAGGGGTGATTCGTTGGTTGATGGTCCTTTTCATGTCTCTTTCAGAGAGTTAGTCCTTTCGAAAATCTGGGGGGACTTGCTTGGAAATATTCCGGCTCCTGACCTCCCGACCAGTATTACAATCACAGTTTCATCCAAAGAACTGAATTATGCCATTGGTTTTAAGGCTGTAAATAGGAAAATGCTTGAAAATAAATTTAGCAGGGTGATCTTTAGGACTTCTGAATTTCTGATTAAACGAGAATTCCATGTTGATTATCATAGATAAAAAAATACCTGAACAGTCAAAAGTTAAACTGCGAAATTTCGGACTACTCATTGAGCTCGAAACCGCTGGAATTACCTATGGAGCTATTTCGGGGCACCCTGATATTTTCTTTACAATGATTGGTAACAATCTGGTGGTTGCACCAAACCTGCCGAAATCAGTGCAAAAACTACTACTGGAGCGAAAAATCGATGTTGTAACCGGAATAAAACATGTTGGTTCAAAATATCCCGAAAATGCAAGTTACAACGCAGTAGTTACTGAAGATTTCCTGGTTCATCACCAAAAAATCACCGATTCTTCGATCCTTAAACGCTGTGAAGGGAGAAAAATAGTTCATGTCAATCAAGGCTATACCCGATGCAATCTGATTTTTATTTCACCCCGACATGTAATCACTTCAGACCTTGGCATTTCGGCTGCTCTGACAAAGCTAGGAGTGGAAGTACTGTTTTTTAATCCGGACGAAATCCTTCTACCTGGTTTCAGGTCAGGATTCATCGGGGGCGCGTGTGGGCTTCTTGATAAAAAGCTTTTCATTAATGGAAGCACAATTTTTCACAAAGATGGATCTAAATTGCGTGAATTCTGTCACCATGCAGGCGTTGACCTGGTAGAACTTTACCCTGGTCCTTTGTTCGACGGTGGCGGAATATTTTTTTGTTGAGGGTCCGGCAGATCAGGAATTTCAACCTGGTCTGCGTATTTTATACAAATTATGGTATTTTAATACTTTTTTAAGGCAGGAATATTTATTTTTGCCGGCTTTATTTCGAAGTTTAACCTAAACCTTTACCCAGGATGAATTATATATATCTTTCCCCTCATTTTCCACCAAACTACTATAATTTCTGTGTTGCCCTGAAGCGTCTGGGAGTGAATGTTATCGGCCTGGGAGACCTTGCTTATGACAATCTACGGCCTGAATTAAAAGAATCACTGACGGAATATTTCAGGGTTGACGACATGCACAATTATGATCAGCTCTTACGTGCACTTGGTTACATTACACACAAGCATGGAAAAATCGACGGTATTGACTCACACAACGAATACTGGCTCGAAACCGAAGCAAGACTTAGAACCGACTTCAACATCCCGGGCATTAAAATGGACAAGCTCGATATGATTAAGAAGAAGTCGGACATGAAAAAGGTGTATATAAAAGCCGGTGTCCCCGTGGCCAGAGGCTTTGTAGTACATACAATTAAGGACGCGATGCAACTGGTGGATGAGTGCGGTTTCCCGTTGGTGGCCAAACCTGATAAAGGAGTAGGAGCGGCCAACACATACAAGATTAAAACTGCAGGGGAGTTGACCAATTTTTTCGAAACAAAACCCACTCATGTTGATTATATCCTCGAAGAATTTATTGATGGTCAGATTATTTCGTTTGACGGGCTGACAGACAAAGAGGGAAACCCGATTTTTTACACATCACATGCCTACGAGCGTGGAGTGATGGATGTAGTAAACAACGACACTCACATCTATTATCATTCGTTTGTTGATATTCCCCGGGATCTTGAAACAGCCGGGAAAAAAATTTTAAAGGCTTTCGGAGTGAAAGGACGCTTTTTCCATTTTGAGTTTTTCCGCCGTTTTGATAATGAAAAACTGGTAGCATTGGAAGTCAATATGCGTCCGCCGGGCGGCTTCACAACCGACATGTTTAATTACGCATGCGATATTGACATTTACCTCGAATGGGCAAATATGATCGTAAACAACAAGCTTACTGACGATTACATGCGAAAGTACCATATCTGCTATGTCAGCCGGAAGTATAATAAAAACTATGTCATTTCTCATGAAGACATATTAGCAAAATTCGGCCATCTGATTGTCCATCATGCCCCGATCGACGCTGCCCTGGCTATGGCATTGGGTAATTACGGCTATTTGCTTCGCGGGAAAAACATGGATCAACTGTTTGAAGTGCAAAAACAAATTCATCTAATGAAAGGATAACGAAAAATGAATATTGAGTATCATAAGTGGTATAGCGAGCGCCTGGGGCGCGACATGGAACTGAAAGTGTACGGTCACAGCGGGAAGCCGTTCATCATTTTTCCATGCCAGGGTGGGAGGTTTTTCGAATCGGAGGATTTCGGAATGATCGATGCCATCTCATACCTGATCAATGATGGCAGGGTCAAGGTTTTCACCGTTGATGGTATCGACAACGAGTCATGGGCAAATTACGGCATTCATCCGGCCGACCGCGCAGTGAGGCACAACCAGTACGACAGCTATGTGATGAACGAGGTAGTTCCATTCATTCGCAGCCATTGCCAGTCGCCCGACATAAAAATCGCTCTCACAGGATTCAGCATGGGCGCCTATCATGCGGCAAATTTCTATTTCAGGCATCCTTACATTTTCGATGTAACAATTGCCATCAGTGGGTTGTACGATATGAAAATGTTTTTAGGCGATTATATGGATGACAACGTTTATTACAACTCCCCCATCAATTTTTTAGGTAACATGCAGGATGAAGTCATCCTTAATCAATACCGCCAGGGAAAAATCGTGATTTGTACCGGACAAGGCGCCTGGGAAGAAGAAATGCTTGAAGATACTTATCAGATGAAAGCCATCCTTGAACAAAAACAAATCCCGGCTTTAATTGATATCTGGGGGCATGATGTAAACCACGACTGGCCCTGGTGGAAAAAAATGCTTCCGCACTTCATCGAGAAACTTGGGTTTTAAGGATGGTTTTTGGTATTCGAACTGTTTTGATGCTCAAGAGCTAATCTTAATGTTCATACAATGGTGAAGGGATTTATCTATTTTTGTAAAAAATAACTGGATGGAGCTAAGCGATAATGCCGGTAAAGAGGAATCTGCACTAAAGGTGAACGAAGGAATTCCGCAGCCTGCGGCGATCAGCCCAAATGCCCTGGAGCGGTTCAAGCAAAAGCAGCAACCTTTGTTAAGTGCTGATGAATTTGCCAGGGGAATCCTTATGGGCAACCGGGTCATCCTCAGTAAAGCCATAACGCTGATCGAGAGTGTGAACCCGGCTCATAATTCATTAGCCCAGGAGGTAATCGAGCAATGTTTGCCCTATTCGGGTAAATCAGTCAGAATTGGTATCACCGGGGTTCCCGGTGTTGGTAAAAGCACTTTTATCGAAGCATTGGGGAAACACGTCACTGCTCTTGGCCATAAACTCGCTGTATTAGCCATAGATCCGAGCAGCAGCCGGACAAAAGGAAGTATCCTGGGCGACAAAACACGGATGGAAGAACTTTCTACCGACGAAAATGCCTTTATCAGGCCTTCACCCTCAGCAGGTTCACTTGGAGGTGTTGCCCGCAAAACCAAGGAGTCCATTATCTTATGCGAGGCTGCCGGTTTTGATGTGATTTTCGTAGAAACCGTTGGTGTCGGTCAGTCTGAAATTGCAGTTCATTCCATGGTTGACTTTTTTCTTTTACTCATGCTCGCAGGGGCGGGCGACGAGTTGCAGGGGATTAAACGTGGCATTATGGAGATGGCCGATGCCATTTTCATCAATAAAGCCGATGGTGATAACCGACAAAAAGCCAGCCAGGCCAAAATGGAATATAAAAATGCACTCCATCTTTTCCCTCCACCCGAATCAGGTTGGACACCTGTGACGGGATTATGCTCCGCTCTTTCAAAAGAAGGAATTCCCGAAGTGTGGGAGGTCATCGGAAAATATCAGGTACTTACTAAAGAGAATGGGTATTTTGATCAAAAGCGCCTTCAGCAAAAAAGCCTTATCATGATCGAAACCATTAAGGAAACGCTGAGAAATGATTTTTACTCAACCGAAAAA
Proteins encoded:
- a CDS encoding ATP-grasp domain-containing protein, producing MNYIYLSPHFPPNYYNFCVALKRLGVNVIGLGDLAYDNLRPELKESLTEYFRVDDMHNYDQLLRALGYITHKHGKIDGIDSHNEYWLETEARLRTDFNIPGIKMDKLDMIKKKSDMKKVYIKAGVPVARGFVVHTIKDAMQLVDECGFPLVAKPDKGVGAANTYKIKTAGELTNFFETKPTHVDYILEEFIDGQIISFDGLTDKEGNPIFYTSHAYERGVMDVVNNDTHIYYHSFVDIPRDLETAGKKILKAFGVKGRFFHFEFFRRFDNEKLVALEVNMRPPGGFTTDMFNYACDIDIYLEWANMIVNNKLTDDYMRKYHICYVSRKYNKNYVISHEDILAKFGHLIVHHAPIDAALAMALGNYGYLLRGKNMDQLFEVQKQIHLMKG
- a CDS encoding esterase family protein; translated protein: MNIEYHKWYSERLGRDMELKVYGHSGKPFIIFPCQGGRFFESEDFGMIDAISYLINDGRVKVFTVDGIDNESWANYGIHPADRAVRHNQYDSYVMNEVVPFIRSHCQSPDIKIALTGFSMGAYHAANFYFRHPYIFDVTIAISGLYDMKMFLGDYMDDNVYYNSPINFLGNMQDEVILNQYRQGKIVICTGQGAWEEEMLEDTYQMKAILEQKQIPALIDIWGHDVNHDWPWWKKMLPHFIEKLGF
- the meaB gene encoding methylmalonyl Co-A mutase-associated GTPase MeaB yields the protein MELSDNAGKEESALKVNEGIPQPAAISPNALERFKQKQQPLLSADEFARGILMGNRVILSKAITLIESVNPAHNSLAQEVIEQCLPYSGKSVRIGITGVPGVGKSTFIEALGKHVTALGHKLAVLAIDPSSSRTKGSILGDKTRMEELSTDENAFIRPSPSAGSLGGVARKTKESIILCEAAGFDVIFVETVGVGQSEIAVHSMVDFFLLLMLAGAGDELQGIKRGIMEMADAIFINKADGDNRQKASQAKMEYKNALHLFPPPESGWTPVTGLCSALSKEGIPEVWEVIGKYQVLTKENGYFDQKRLQQKSLIMIETIKETLRNDFYSTEKIRQLLPLVETDMLNDKISSYVAAQKLIQVYFDEKKAI